The following are from one region of the Streptomyces rubrogriseus genome:
- a CDS encoding HNH endonuclease, which yields MPHVLVLNASYEPLGVVPLRRALVLVLENKAVCLEESGAFLHSATVTVPAPSVVRLKRFVRVPYRGPVPLTRRALFARDGGRCMYCGAVATSVDHVIPRSRGGLHAWDNVVASCRRCNHVKADRHLVELGWRLRHKPAPPTGLAWRIIGTGHRDPRWLPYLQPYGAEDAMARIDGISA from the coding sequence GTGCCGCATGTCCTGGTCCTCAACGCGTCGTACGAGCCACTCGGCGTCGTACCGCTCCGCCGCGCGCTCGTCCTCGTCCTGGAGAACAAGGCCGTGTGCCTCGAGGAGTCCGGCGCCTTCCTGCACAGCGCGACCGTCACCGTGCCCGCACCCAGCGTGGTCCGGCTCAAGCGGTTCGTGCGGGTGCCCTACCGGGGCCCCGTCCCGCTCACCCGCCGTGCCCTGTTCGCCCGCGACGGAGGCCGCTGCATGTACTGCGGCGCCGTCGCCACCAGCGTCGACCACGTCATCCCGCGCAGCCGCGGGGGTCTGCACGCGTGGGACAACGTGGTGGCGTCCTGCCGCCGCTGCAACCACGTCAAGGCCGACCGCCACCTGGTCGAGCTGGGCTGGCGCCTGCGCCACAAACCGGCCCCGCCCACCGGTCTGGCCTGGCGCATCATCGGCACCGGCCACCGGGACCCGCGCTGGTTGCCGTACTTGCAGCCGTACGGCGCGGAGGACGCCATGGCCCGGATCGACGGCATCTCCGCCTGA
- a CDS encoding class I SAM-dependent methyltransferase: MTSLPHRLLQALDRFNAAHPWDHNAHYHRWLLRQLPHRFGSALDVGSGAGDLARLLATRADEVRGVDSDPAITARARALTTTSTAASFTVADALTDLPAGPHDVITCVATLHHLPFTEALDTFRGHLAPGGTLVVVGLYRPRTATDHLLGAAAVVPNAALGWLKNRGRARPRPPSMTARTRPADMTFSDITEAAREALPGARLRRRLFWRYTLTWRHP, translated from the coding sequence ATGACGTCACTGCCGCATCGGCTCCTCCAGGCGCTCGACCGGTTCAACGCCGCTCACCCGTGGGACCACAACGCCCACTACCACCGCTGGCTCCTGCGGCAGCTCCCCCACCGGTTCGGCAGCGCCCTGGACGTCGGTTCCGGCGCCGGTGACCTGGCCCGCCTGCTCGCCACCCGGGCCGACGAGGTCCGCGGCGTCGATTCGGATCCGGCGATCACCGCACGGGCACGCGCCCTGACCACCACGTCGACGGCGGCCTCCTTCACCGTCGCCGACGCCCTGACGGACCTCCCCGCCGGGCCCCACGACGTCATCACCTGCGTCGCCACCCTCCACCACCTGCCGTTCACCGAGGCCCTCGACACCTTCCGTGGGCACCTGGCCCCCGGCGGCACCCTGGTCGTCGTCGGCCTCTACCGGCCGCGGACCGCCACGGACCACCTGCTCGGCGCGGCCGCCGTCGTCCCCAATGCCGCCCTCGGGTGGCTCAAGAACAGGGGCCGCGCAAGACCCCGCCCGCCCTCGATGACCGCCCGGACCCGGCCGGCCGACATGACGTTCTCCGACATCACCGAAGCGGCACGGGAAGCCCTGCCCGGCGCCCGACTGCGCCGACGCCTCTTCTGGCGCTACACCCTCACCTGGCGCCACCCCTGA
- a CDS encoding Uma2 family endonuclease — translation MTVTADRPQMLVTEFEELARHADRSIEGARLEFINGHLAGKAVPDGDHGRVIQWLTRICMQHRPDLWLDPTQGLVVEAYRGGRARPDGSLAPAEAFVGQGEWADPAPVLMVVEVTSYDSDTDRRDRVDKPRAYAGTGIPVYLLIDRDTCEVKVHSRPDGGRYETVQTLPFGKEVALPEPVGIVLDTEPLKNWVR, via the coding sequence GTGACCGTGACCGCCGACAGGCCGCAGATGCTCGTCACCGAGTTCGAGGAACTCGCCCGCCACGCAGACCGGAGCATAGAAGGCGCGCGGCTCGAGTTCATCAACGGACACCTCGCGGGGAAGGCCGTGCCCGACGGCGACCACGGACGCGTCATCCAATGGCTGACGCGGATCTGCATGCAGCACCGACCCGACCTGTGGCTGGATCCGACACAGGGACTGGTGGTCGAGGCGTACCGGGGCGGCCGTGCCCGGCCGGACGGCTCACTGGCCCCGGCGGAAGCCTTCGTGGGCCAGGGCGAATGGGCCGACCCCGCCCCCGTCCTCATGGTCGTCGAGGTCACCTCGTACGACTCGGACACCGACCGGCGCGACCGGGTCGACAAGCCCCGGGCCTACGCCGGGACGGGGATCCCGGTGTACCTGCTGATCGACCGGGACACCTGCGAGGTCAAGGTGCACAGCCGACCGGACGGGGGACGGTACGAGACCGTGCAGACGCTGCCCTTCGGCAAGGAGGTCGCGCTGCCCGAGCCGGTCGGGATCGTCCTGGACACCGAGCCGCTGAAGAACTGGGTGCGCTGA